The following proteins are co-located in the Macrobrachium rosenbergii isolate ZJJX-2024 chromosome 26, ASM4041242v1, whole genome shotgun sequence genome:
- the LOC136852803 gene encoding uncharacterized protein: MADRDKLREHELALAKLNTDKCKTSPVDLESMKSIPKIPCFVDGQDEMDAYLSGFEKLAVFYKWKKEDYAYLLGTLLRGRALRIYIGLPSSVSDNYDELKLALLKAYHIDVDSYRKKFKESVVEDDESYIQLVSRMENYLSKWVELSGVNKDYDSLSDLLIRDQLLSNCPKELRVFLKERKYSKTLELAEAADRFMSAHGNLKKKTTQMLKSNESFESDKSKEKASDLSHVKCHQCGKVGHIKPNCYHNPANFKKHSLNKSCKTDKVQFVFETELKPQTVVTDGQGSLFDKPVQVMLDTGASSVIINDSLIPSNVKRGWVSAIAAPIKFTDVLLGLVPGVSAPGFSIPDSTLHSNFQDTDTKVREVTDICMARTRAQFLKQRQQAQPLQSFNNIDINVNKDSLIHEQEVCPSLVTVRDKLTSGEEIKSRTVKYEKINGLVYRTCVRSNVKHEVGKKQLVIPKKFRTKVLNIAHESILAGHFFTSQNFRKSFPEILWPGASADIIRYCRSCVTCQKFGTRGSVKKVPMKEMPIVSEPFSRIAVDLIGPISPTSDRGHRYILTVIDCATRFPEAIPLRNIDTITVAEGLVEIFCRVGIPREILTDQGSQFKSDLMAEITRLFTTPYHAACNGKVERLNGVLKSILKKLCVDHPKEWDRFIPPVLLPIEKSP, translated from the exons ATGGCCGATCGTGATAAACTTAGAGAGCATGAATTAGCGTTAGCAAAATTGAATACTGATAAATGTAAAACTAGCCCAGTAGATCTAGAGAGTATGAAGTCTATCCCTAAAATTCCATGTTTTGTAGATGGTCAAGATGAAATGGATGCATATTTAAGTGGGTTTGAGAAATTGGCTGTATTTTacaaatggaaaaaggaagattATGCATATTTATTAGGTACTTTGTTACGTGGTAGGGCATTGAGAATTTACATTGGTTTACCTTCTTCTGTatctgataattatgatgaacttAAGTTAGCCCTTCTTAAAGCTTATCATATTGATGTTGATTCATATAGGAAGAAATTTAAGGAGAGTGTAGTTGAAGATGATGAATCTTACATTCAGCTTGTTTCTAGAATGGAAAACTATTTGAGTAAATGGGTTGAACTTTCAGGGGTAAATAAAGATTATGATTCTTTATCTGACTTACTGATTCGTGATCAACTGTTAAGCAATTGTCCGAAGGAGCTAAGAGTATTTTTGAAAGAGAGGAAGTATTCAAAGACACTAGAGTTAGCTGAAGCTGCAGATAGGTTTATGAGTGCTCatggaaatttgaaaaagaaaactactcaAATGTTAAAGTCTAATGAATCGTTTGAAAGTGACAAGAGTAAAGAAAAAGCCAGTGATCTTAGTCATGTTAAATGTCATCAGTGTGGTAAAGTAGGTCATATAAAACCAAATTGTTATCACAATCCAGCAAATTTCAAGAAACACAGTCTGAACAAATCTTGTAAAACGGATAAAGTTCAATTTGTATTTGAAACGGAACTAAAACCCCAAACAGTAGTAACAGATGGTCAAGGATCTTTGTTTGATAAACCAGTCCAAGTAATGCTTGATACAGGTGCATCATCTGTTATAATCAACGATAGTTTGATTCCCTCTAATGTCAAACGAG GTTGGGTGAGTGCCATTGCCGCGCCAATCAAATTTACTGATGTGTTGTTGGGTCTAGTTCCTGGAGTTTCTGCCCCTGGTTTTTCTATTCCTGATTCTACTTTGCATTCCAATTTTCAGGATACAGATACAAAGGTAAGAGAAGTTACTGATATTTGTATGGCTAGGACTCGAGCTCAGTTTCTTAAGCAGAGACAACAAGCACAACCTTTGCAATCTTtcaataatattgatattaatgtaaacaagGATAGTTTGATTCATGAACAAGAAGTTTGCCCTTCACTTGTAACAGTTCGAGATAAGTTAACTAGTGGTGAAGAGATTAAGTCTAGGACagtgaaatatgagaaaattaatgGTCTAGTATATAGAACATGTGTTAGAAGTAATGTAAAACATGAAGTTGGTAAGAAACAGTTAGTAATTCCTAAGAAATTTAGAACTAAAGTGTTAAACATTGCACATGAATCCATTTTAGCCGGACATTTTTTCACATCGCAAAACTTCAGAAAAAGTTTTCCAGAAATTCTTTGGCCGGGTGCAAGTGCTGATATCATAAGGTATTGTAGATCATGTGTAACATGTCAGAAATTTGGTACAAGGGGTAGTGTTAAGAAAGTGCCTATGAAAGAGATGCCTATTGTGTCAGAACCTTTTTCTAGAATAGCAGTTGATCTCATTGGCCCCATATCTCCTACATCTGATAGAGGTCATAGATATATTTTAACAGTAATAGATTGTGCAACACGTTTTCCTGAAGCTATTCCTTTACGAAACATTGATACAATTACAGTTGCTGAGGGtttagttgaaatattttgtCGAGTGGGTATTCCTCGCGAGATCTTGACAGATCAGGGTTCTCAGTTCAAATCAGATTTAATGGCAGAAATTACTAGACTTTTTACTACTCCCTATCATGCTGCTTGTAATGGGAAAGTAGAACGATTAAATGGCGTCTTGAAAAGTATTCTTAAGAAGTTGTGTGTAGATCATCCTAAAGAATGGGATCGATTTATACCTCCAGTTCTTTTGCCTATAGAGAAATCCCCATGA